The genomic DNA TCACCGGATGAAATTTGCACCCCGCATCATGCCAGAACTCCGTCATCGGAAGACCCTTTCCTTGCCGTTTTCGTCCGGGACCGCGCCATACCGCGCCAAAAAACCGGCTTGGACACCCGCCACGATCCTACCGACCAGTATATACGCTGCCCCGTGCCGCCGCCAAATTTTTCCGCAAGTGGACTTTGTGGAAAATCCATGACAAGCAAGGCCCAGATGGGGCCGTTTTACAGCGGCATCCGCCAGGATTCCGGGACTTTGTCCGTCCTGGAAAATGTGCTATGATTAGCCCGCGCCGGCCCCGGGGCGGTGTCCTGTCCATGCGTGACGGTCCCGGCAGGGCCGGGAAAGCCCCTTTTGACAAAGAACAGGAGTACTCATGTCCACCGAAAAGCAGTTACTCAGCGGCAACGAGGCGGTGGCCCTGGCGGCCCTGCACGCGGGTGTGGCGCTGGGCACCGGATATCCGGGCACGCCCTCCACGGAGATTTTGGAGCGGTTTTCCCAGATAGGCGGGAAGGCCCAGTGGGCCCCGAACGAGAAGGTGGCGATGGAGGTGGGCATCGGCGCGGCCTACGCCGGGGCGCGCGTGCTGGTCACCATGAAGCATGTGGGGGTGAATGTTGCGGCGGACCCCCTGTTCACCATGGCCTACACCGGCGTGAAGGGCGGCATGGTCTTCATTTCCGCGGACGACCCGGGCATGGTTTCCAGCCAGAACGAGCAGGACAACCGCCGCTACGCCAAGGCGTCCGGGGTGATGATGCTCGAGCCCGCCGATCCCCAGGAGGCCTATGATTTTATGCGTCTCGGACTGGAGCTGTCCGAGACCTGGAGCCTGCCGGTCATGCTGCGCATGACCACGCGGGTCTGCCACTCGAAGAGCGTTGTGACCCCCGCGCCGCCCTCCGTCTCGGAGATTACGCGGCGCTTTGACAAGGACCCGCAGGCCTATGTGATGGTGCCCGCCTTCGCGCGGCCCGCCCACCGGCGCCTGCGCGAGAAACTGGAAAAAATTACGGAGTGGAACGAGTCTGCGTCCGTCAACCGGGTCATTGACGGGGATTCCTCCCTGGGCATTGTCACTTCCGGGGTGTGCTTCCTGCATGTGCGCGAGGCGGCGCCGGAGGCCAAGGTCCTGAAACTGGCCATGACCCACCCGCTGCCGGTTGAGAAAATCCGGGAATTCGCCAAGACGGTTGACCGCTGCCTGGTCATCGAGGAGAACGACCCCTATCTGGTCGAGTCCCTGCGGACGGCCGGCATCCCCTGCGAGGGGAAGCCGGAGATGTACCGCTTCGGCGAGTTGAACGTGGGCCGTGTGCGGCGGATCATCGCCGGGGACACCAGCCGCGAGCCCGCGCCCGCGCGGGGCAAGCCGCCGCAACTCTGCCAGGGCTGCCCCCACCGCATGGCCTTCGCCGTGCTGAAAAAGTTCAACTGCGTCGCGGCGGGCGACATCGGCTGCTACACCCTGAGCGTGCTGCCCCCCTTTGAGACCATGGACACCTGCGTGTGCATGGGCGCGAGCATCACCGCCGGGCTGGGCATGCGCCATGTCCTCCCCGACGACGAGGCGCGCCGGATTGTCAGCGTCATCGGCGACAGCACCTTCATGCACAGCGGCCTCACGGGCCTGGCGGAGATGGTCTACAATCCGCCGAAAACCGGCCATGTGGTGATTATCCTCGACAACGCCACCACGGCCATGACGGGGATGCAGGAGCATCCCGGCACGGGGCGCTCCCTGGACCACGGGCGCGCGGGAAAGATTGTCATTGAGGACGTGGCCCGCGCCATGGGCGTGACCAATGTGACCGTGGCGTCCGGGCCGCCGGACTTCGAGGCCGCCCTCACCGCCGCCCTCGGCAGGGACGAGCTTTCCCTCATCATCATGCGGCGCGTGTGCCGCCTGGCTGAAAACAAAATCAAGGCCTACGAGGCCGCATTGGAATCGTGCAATGGCTGACAACAACGGCAAAGTGACCAACATCGTGCTTGCGGGCCTGGGCGGGCAGGGCGTCATCCGCGCCGCCGACATTCTGGCCGAGGCGGCCTTCCTTGCGGGCGTGGACGTGAAGCAGAGCGAGCTGCACGGCATGAGCCAGCGCGGCGGCTCCGTCACCAGCGACGTGCGCTTCGGGCCGGAGGTGCTCAGCCCGATGGTGCCCCCCGGCGAGGCGGACTACCTTCTGGTGCTGCACCCCACCCAGACGGAGAACAACCTGCACCAGTTGCGGGAGGGCGGCGTGCTCGTCAACACCACCGCCGTCATCGGCGACGGCCAGGACCTGACCGTGCTCGACGCGGACGACAGCCCCCTGACCTCAAGGAATTTCAATGTCGGGCTGCTGGGCCTGCTCAGCACGCACCTTCCCCTGCCCGACACCGCCTGGATCGAGGCCATACACAGGCATCTTCCCGCAAAACTCCACAAAGAGAACGAGGCGGCCTTCGCCTTCGGCAAAGGACTGGCGGCAAAGTAGCGCCTGAACGGAACAGGACAACGGCTGTCCGATCCCATTGCGGGGGCGGACAGCCGTTTTTTTTGGGGATCAGTCGGATCGGACTGATCCGACGGATCGTTCAAATATCGAGCAGGCCTTTGCAGTCGGGGTAACCGGAACAGCCCCAGAACTGCCTGCCCGCGCTCTTGCCTTTCTGGGCGGTGCGCAGCACCATGGCCTTGCCGCACACGGGGCATTCCGGAATGAGATCCGTCCGATCCGTCCGATCCAGCGGATCCGCTGTCTTTTTTCGGTTGCGTTCGGCGAGGCGGGCGGCGGCAAGCTGTTCGCTGTAGCCGCCCTCTTCAATAAACTGGGCCTCAAGGGCCACGATCTGCTTGTCGAGCAGGTAATTGGTCTGATTGATGAGGCACAACAGGGCATTGGCGCGAATCGCCGGGTCCT from Candidatus Hydrogenedentota bacterium includes the following:
- a CDS encoding thiamine pyrophosphate-binding protein produces the protein MSTEKQLLSGNEAVALAALHAGVALGTGYPGTPSTEILERFSQIGGKAQWAPNEKVAMEVGIGAAYAGARVLVTMKHVGVNVAADPLFTMAYTGVKGGMVFISADDPGMVSSQNEQDNRRYAKASGVMMLEPADPQEAYDFMRLGLELSETWSLPVMLRMTTRVCHSKSVVTPAPPSVSEITRRFDKDPQAYVMVPAFARPAHRRLREKLEKITEWNESASVNRVIDGDSSLGIVTSGVCFLHVREAAPEAKVLKLAMTHPLPVEKIREFAKTVDRCLVIEENDPYLVESLRTAGIPCEGKPEMYRFGELNVGRVRRIIAGDTSREPAPARGKPPQLCQGCPHRMAFAVLKKFNCVAAGDIGCYTLSVLPPFETMDTCVCMGASITAGLGMRHVLPDDEARRIVSVIGDSTFMHSGLTGLAEMVYNPPKTGHVVIILDNATTAMTGMQEHPGTGRSLDHGRAGKIVIEDVARAMGVTNVTVASGPPDFEAALTAALGRDELSLIIMRRVCRLAENKIKAYEAALESCNG
- a CDS encoding indolepyruvate oxidoreductase subunit beta, yielding MADNNGKVTNIVLAGLGGQGVIRAADILAEAAFLAGVDVKQSELHGMSQRGGSVTSDVRFGPEVLSPMVPPGEADYLLVLHPTQTENNLHQLREGGVLVNTTAVIGDGQDLTVLDADDSPLTSRNFNVGLLGLLSTHLPLPDTAWIEAIHRHLPAKLHKENEAAFAFGKGLAAK